The following proteins are co-located in the Microbacterium immunditiarum genome:
- a CDS encoding NUDIX domain-containing protein: protein MTIEPPVPGEPRRPFGPRNPGDAWVVAPTGERYWGRYGAAGLLAIDPDRGVLLQHRVSWSHFGDTWALPGGARHEDESACDGALREAGEEAGVPARSIRPRLLSVFDLGYWSYTTLVGDVVVPFEPEITDPESRELAWVPADDVADRPLHPAFEASWSHLREVLSVRPAIVVDAANVFGSVPDGWWRDRAGAAQRLISRVGGLAATGIDAAALDLPEDVWFPEWTIVVEGRAKAIADDDAVGVVRAEGSGDDRIVAEASRLVDRHREVTVVTSDRELAGRVTDAGATVRGARWLLDLLPTPGR, encoded by the coding sequence GTGACAATCGAGCCCCCCGTACCCGGCGAGCCGCGGCGCCCGTTCGGGCCGCGGAACCCGGGTGACGCATGGGTCGTGGCACCGACCGGTGAGCGGTACTGGGGCAGGTACGGGGCAGCGGGCCTGCTCGCGATCGACCCCGACCGCGGGGTGCTGCTGCAGCACCGCGTGTCGTGGAGTCACTTCGGCGACACGTGGGCGCTGCCCGGAGGGGCGCGGCACGAGGACGAATCGGCGTGCGACGGCGCCCTGCGCGAGGCGGGCGAGGAGGCCGGTGTGCCGGCGCGCTCGATCCGGCCGAGGCTGCTCAGCGTGTTCGACCTCGGCTACTGGAGCTACACCACCCTCGTGGGGGACGTCGTCGTGCCCTTCGAGCCGGAGATCACCGACCCGGAGAGTCGCGAGCTCGCGTGGGTGCCTGCGGATGATGTGGCGGATCGGCCGCTGCATCCGGCATTCGAAGCTTCGTGGTCGCACCTGCGCGAGGTGCTCAGCGTACGGCCGGCCATTGTCGTGGACGCGGCGAACGTCTTCGGGTCGGTGCCCGACGGGTGGTGGCGCGATCGCGCGGGCGCGGCGCAGCGGCTGATCTCGCGCGTCGGCGGACTTGCGGCGACGGGCATCGACGCGGCGGCGCTCGACCTTCCCGAGGACGTGTGGTTCCCCGAGTGGACGATCGTCGTCGAGGGGCGGGCGAAGGCGATCGCCGATGACGACGCGGTCGGTGTCGTGCGTGCCGAAGGGTCGGGCGACGATCGCATCGTCGCCGAGGCGTCGCGGCTCGTCGATCGGCACCGCGAGGTGACGGTGGTGACGAGCGATCGCGAACTGGCAGGACGCGTGACGGATGCCGGCGCCACCGTGCGCGGTGCGCGGTGGCTGCTCGACCTCTTGCCCACTCCCGGTCGCTGA
- a CDS encoding GNAT family N-acetyltransferase, giving the protein MEYVLDDDPTRIQPDVVWDWLSTEAYWGRERTRADLEAQLASAWRLVGAYRRDTGEQVGFARAVSDGVAFAYLADVFVLDDHRGRELGKQLVRFMIDDGPGRDFRWVLFTSTAHDLYRQYGFELADDTAMVRPRRVPARRA; this is encoded by the coding sequence ATGGAGTACGTGTTGGACGACGACCCCACCCGCATCCAGCCCGACGTCGTGTGGGACTGGCTGTCGACCGAGGCCTACTGGGGCCGCGAGCGCACGCGCGCGGACCTCGAGGCGCAGCTCGCGTCCGCGTGGCGCTTGGTCGGCGCGTACCGCCGCGACACCGGCGAACAGGTCGGCTTCGCGCGAGCCGTGTCGGACGGTGTGGCCTTCGCATACCTCGCCGACGTTTTCGTGCTCGATGACCACCGTGGTCGCGAGCTCGGCAAGCAGCTCGTGCGCTTCATGATCGACGACGGCCCGGGCCGCGACTTCCGCTGGGTGCTCTTCACGAGCACCGCGCACGACCTCTACCGCCAGTACGGCTTCGAGCTCGCCGACGACACCGCGATGGTGCGCCCGCGCCGCGTCCCGGCAAGGCGCGCCTAG
- the der gene encoding ribosome biogenesis GTPase Der — MGAEDEYEGGPDHLADTLAHLDDDLADQRASALRASLAEYELDEADAELLAGVERGDDGIEFLPVLPVVAIVGRPNVGKSALVNRILGRREAVVEDTPGVTRDRVTYKAEWMDRRFSLVDTGGWEPDARGIDRSVAAQAEVAIDLADVVLFVVDAMVGATSTDEHVVRLLRKAKKPVFLVANKIDDARQEPEAAALWNLGLGEPHPVSAIHGRGVADLLDEIMKVLPDVSAVAGHEIGGPRRVAILGRPNVGKSSLLNKAAGEERVVVNELAGTTRDPVDEVVELGGKMWRFVDTAGIRRRVHLQQGADFYASLRTSAALEKAEVAVVVLDVSEPISEQDVRIIDLVLESGRALVLAFNKWDRLGDDDMEDIDRRRYLEREIEQDLAHVAWAPRVNISARTGRHLDKLVPALETALASWDQRIPTGKFNAFLSELVAEHPHPVRGGKQPRILFGTQAATRPPTFVLFTTGFLDAGYRRFIQRRLRELFGFEGSPIVINMRVRERRQR; from the coding sequence ATGGGCGCTGAGGACGAGTACGAGGGCGGTCCCGACCACCTCGCCGACACGCTCGCGCACCTCGACGACGACCTCGCCGATCAGCGCGCGTCGGCGCTTCGGGCATCGCTGGCGGAGTACGAGCTCGATGAGGCGGATGCCGAGCTGCTCGCCGGCGTCGAGCGCGGTGACGATGGGATCGAGTTCCTTCCCGTGCTGCCGGTCGTCGCGATCGTGGGACGGCCGAACGTGGGCAAGTCCGCTCTCGTGAACCGGATCCTGGGCCGTCGCGAGGCGGTCGTCGAGGACACGCCGGGGGTCACGCGCGACCGCGTCACGTACAAGGCCGAGTGGATGGACCGCCGGTTCTCGCTCGTCGACACCGGCGGCTGGGAGCCCGACGCGAGGGGCATCGACCGCTCGGTCGCCGCGCAGGCCGAGGTCGCGATCGACCTCGCCGATGTCGTGCTGTTCGTCGTGGACGCGATGGTGGGGGCGACGTCGACCGACGAGCACGTCGTGCGCCTGCTGCGCAAGGCGAAGAAGCCGGTGTTCCTCGTCGCGAACAAGATCGACGACGCCCGTCAGGAGCCGGAGGCCGCCGCGCTGTGGAACCTCGGGCTCGGGGAGCCGCATCCGGTCTCCGCCATCCACGGCCGCGGTGTCGCCGATCTGCTCGACGAGATCATGAAGGTGCTGCCGGACGTGTCGGCGGTCGCGGGGCACGAGATCGGCGGTCCGCGTCGCGTCGCGATCCTCGGGCGCCCGAACGTCGGCAAGTCGTCGTTGCTGAACAAGGCCGCGGGCGAGGAGCGCGTCGTCGTGAACGAGCTCGCCGGAACCACGCGCGACCCCGTCGACGAGGTCGTCGAGCTCGGCGGCAAGATGTGGCGGTTCGTCGACACGGCGGGCATCCGTCGCCGCGTCCACCTGCAGCAAGGCGCGGACTTCTACGCGTCGCTGCGCACGTCGGCCGCCCTCGAGAAGGCCGAGGTCGCCGTCGTCGTGCTCGACGTCTCGGAGCCGATCAGCGAGCAGGACGTGCGCATCATCGACCTCGTGCTCGAGTCGGGCCGCGCGCTCGTGCTGGCGTTCAACAAGTGGGACCGCCTGGGCGACGACGACATGGAGGACATCGACCGTCGCCGGTACCTCGAGCGGGAGATCGAGCAAGACCTCGCGCACGTCGCATGGGCGCCGCGCGTGAACATCTCTGCGCGGACGGGTCGGCACCTCGACAAGCTCGTGCCCGCGCTCGAGACGGCGCTCGCGTCGTGGGATCAGCGCATCCCCACGGGCAAGTTCAACGCGTTCTTGTCGGAGCTGGTGGCCGAGCATCCGCACCCCGTTCGCGGCGGAAAGCAGCCGCGCATCCTGTTCGGCACGCAGGCGGCCACACGCCCGCCGACGTTCGTGCTGTTCACGACCGGATTCCTCGACGCGGGGTACCGCCGATTCATCCAGCGGCGGCTGCGTGAGCTGTTCGGATTCGAGGGGTCGCCCATCGTCATCAACATGCGGGTGCGCGAGCGCAGGCAGCGCTAG
- the cmk gene encoding (d)CMP kinase codes for MTDLQTTDEPFVVAVDGPAGSGKSSVSKEVARRLGFGYLDTGAAYRALAWHALEHGADTSDAASVLDVASDFDYAISLDPDYYWVRVGGTDVTEAIREPRVSDAVSGVARVPAVRESVNALFRALVANSERPGVVVEGRDITTVVAPDAPVRILLTASPEVRAARRSAELTTEDAASVAAALHRRDASDSTVVDFLTAAHGVAVVDSTDLDFGQTVQTVLDIIAASRNETVGKGAHDGR; via the coding sequence ATGACTGACCTGCAGACGACCGACGAGCCCTTCGTCGTCGCCGTCGACGGACCCGCCGGCAGCGGCAAGTCCAGCGTCTCGAAGGAGGTCGCGCGCCGCCTCGGCTTCGGCTACCTCGACACGGGCGCCGCGTACCGCGCGCTCGCGTGGCACGCGCTCGAGCACGGCGCCGACACGTCGGACGCGGCATCCGTCCTCGACGTCGCCAGCGACTTCGACTACGCGATCTCGCTCGACCCCGACTACTACTGGGTCCGCGTCGGCGGGACGGACGTCACCGAGGCGATCCGCGAGCCGCGGGTGTCGGATGCCGTGTCCGGCGTCGCCCGCGTGCCGGCGGTGCGCGAGTCGGTCAACGCCCTGTTCCGCGCGCTCGTGGCGAACTCCGAGCGGCCGGGGGTCGTCGTCGAGGGCCGCGACATCACGACAGTCGTGGCGCCGGATGCTCCCGTGCGCATCCTGCTGACCGCGTCGCCCGAGGTGCGTGCCGCGCGGCGCAGCGCCGAGCTGACGACGGAGGATGCCGCATCCGTCGCCGCCGCCCTGCACCGCCGCGACGCGTCGGACTCGACCGTCGTCGACTTCCTGACTGCCGCGCACGGCGTCGCCGTCGTCGACTCGACCGACCTGGACTTCGGACAGACCGTGCAGACGGTGCTCGACATCATCGCCGCGTCGCGGAACGAGACGGTGGGGAAGGGGGCGCACGATGGGCGCTGA
- a CDS encoding prephenate dehydrogenase produces the protein MTDSVAKASPPRATRVHGTVRIVGAGLLGSSIGHALRALGVDVVLHDASPSQLRLAIDYGAGRAVQGDDSPSLIVVAVPPDVTADVIQEELERFPGAVVTDVASVKLEPLRTLQERGVDLTHYIGSHPLAGRERGGAIAARADIFVGRPWVVCRDAGTPASDLALVEGLALDLGAMPLEMSPEEHDRSVALVSHVPQLVASLLAGRFVDAPDGSLRLAGQGVRDTTRIAASAPELWVQILDANAAPVVDVLDALAADLTSVADALRTPDAPGARRAIADTIRRGNEGVERLPGKHGQNRRFEQVVVMVDDRPGQLGRLFGELGELDVNVEDLRLEHSPGAQFGLAEISVVPSAVRRAVEGLEARGWKIASTTND, from the coding sequence GTGACCGATTCCGTTGCCAAGGCGAGCCCGCCGCGCGCCACGCGCGTGCACGGCACGGTGCGCATCGTCGGCGCCGGCCTGCTCGGGTCGAGCATCGGCCACGCGCTGCGCGCGCTCGGCGTCGACGTCGTGCTGCACGACGCGTCGCCCTCGCAGCTGCGCCTCGCGATCGACTACGGTGCCGGCCGCGCGGTCCAGGGCGACGACTCGCCTTCGCTGATCGTGGTCGCGGTGCCGCCGGATGTCACGGCCGACGTCATCCAGGAGGAGCTCGAGCGGTTCCCGGGAGCTGTCGTCACGGATGTCGCGAGCGTCAAGCTCGAACCGCTGCGCACGCTGCAGGAGCGCGGCGTCGACCTCACGCACTACATCGGATCGCACCCGCTCGCCGGTCGCGAGCGCGGCGGCGCGATCGCGGCGCGCGCCGACATCTTCGTCGGGCGCCCGTGGGTCGTCTGCCGCGACGCCGGGACCCCCGCATCCGACCTCGCCCTCGTCGAAGGGCTCGCGCTCGACCTCGGCGCGATGCCCCTCGAGATGTCGCCCGAAGAGCACGACCGCTCCGTGGCGCTCGTGTCGCACGTTCCCCAGCTCGTCGCGAGCCTGCTCGCCGGGCGCTTCGTGGACGCGCCGGACGGCTCACTTCGACTGGCCGGGCAGGGCGTGCGCGACACGACGCGCATCGCGGCATCCGCTCCCGAGCTGTGGGTCCAGATCCTCGACGCCAACGCCGCCCCCGTCGTCGATGTGCTCGACGCGCTCGCCGCCGACCTCACGTCGGTGGCCGACGCGCTTCGCACACCCGACGCCCCCGGGGCACGCCGTGCCATCGCCGACACGATCCGCCGCGGCAACGAAGGCGTCGAGCGCCTCCCCGGCAAGCACGGGCAGAATCGCCGCTTCGAGCAGGTCGTCGTGATGGTCGACGACCGCCCCGGCCAGCTCGGTCGCCTCTTCGGCGAGTTGGGCGAGCTCGATGTCAACGTCGAAGACCTGCGCCTGGAGCACTCGCCCGGCGCCCAGTTCGGCCTCGCCGAGATCAGTGTCGTGCCCAGCGCCGTGCGCCGTGCCGTCGAAGGCCTCGAAGCGCGCGGCTGGAAGATTGCGAGCACCACGAATGACTGA
- a CDS encoding pseudouridine synthase, translating to MTPREENGADAAPEGVRLQKALANAGVASRRVAEQLIVEGRVRVNGEVVTELGTRIDPDADLIDVDGTAVQLDQSKRYVMLNKPTGVVSSMRDDRGRPDLRRFTKEWPERLYNVGRLDADTSGLLVLTNDGELAHVLAHPSFGVTKVYIAKVEGRVTPQTIARLTKGIELEDGPIAADKARLLDASGGAGRGASSLVELTLHSGRNRIVRRMMAEVGHPVLALVRRQFGPLHLGTLPVGRARELTKVERGALLTLARRSEPGRSVSDSRGERDDPDSAPADQEIE from the coding sequence ATGACTCCTCGAGAAGAGAATGGGGCGGATGCCGCGCCCGAGGGCGTCCGGCTGCAGAAGGCCCTCGCGAACGCCGGCGTCGCGTCGCGCCGCGTGGCCGAGCAGCTCATCGTCGAGGGGCGCGTGCGCGTCAACGGCGAAGTCGTCACCGAGCTCGGCACGCGCATCGACCCCGACGCCGACCTCATCGACGTCGACGGCACCGCCGTGCAGCTCGATCAGTCGAAGCGCTACGTCATGCTCAACAAGCCCACGGGCGTCGTGAGCTCGATGCGCGACGACCGCGGACGCCCCGACCTGCGCCGCTTCACGAAGGAGTGGCCCGAGCGGCTCTACAACGTGGGGCGCCTCGACGCCGATACGAGTGGCCTCCTCGTCCTCACGAACGACGGCGAGCTCGCGCACGTGCTCGCGCATCCGTCGTTCGGGGTGACGAAGGTGTACATCGCGAAGGTCGAGGGGCGGGTGACGCCGCAGACGATCGCCCGCCTCACGAAGGGCATCGAGCTCGAGGACGGGCCGATCGCCGCCGACAAGGCACGGCTGCTCGACGCGTCGGGAGGCGCCGGCCGCGGGGCGAGCTCGCTCGTGGAGCTCACGCTGCACTCCGGCCGCAATCGCATCGTGCGGCGGATGATGGCGGAGGTGGGGCATCCGGTTCTCGCACTCGTGCGGCGGCAGTTCGGCCCGCTGCACCTGGGAACCCTCCCAGTGGGCCGTGCCCGCGAGTTGACTAAGGTGGAACGCGGTGCGCTGCTGACTCTCGCGCGCCGTTCAGAGCCGGGCCGCAGCGTGAGCGACTCCCGTGGGGAGCGTGACGACCCCGACAGCGCGCCGGCGGACCAGGAGATCGAGTGA
- the scpB gene encoding SMC-Scp complex subunit ScpB — MTDDVTTTDVARRLEAILMIVDEPQSLVSLAAAVGAPVPAVRQAIEGLVEDYDGRAGGPRRGFELREVGGGWRLYVRDEHDDLVAEFVGGQAPARLSQAALETLAVIAYKQPVTRGQVASIRAVNVDSVVRTLLARGLITELFTDAETGAIHYGTTDGLLVNLGINSLDELPPISPLLDDGSEGFDEVVR, encoded by the coding sequence ATGACCGATGACGTGACGACGACCGATGTCGCCCGCAGGCTCGAGGCGATCCTCATGATCGTCGACGAGCCCCAGAGCCTGGTGAGCCTCGCCGCCGCGGTCGGCGCGCCCGTGCCGGCCGTGCGCCAGGCGATCGAGGGCCTCGTCGAGGACTACGACGGTCGTGCGGGCGGACCCCGCCGCGGCTTCGAGCTGCGCGAGGTCGGCGGCGGCTGGCGCCTGTACGTGCGAGACGAGCACGACGACCTCGTGGCCGAGTTCGTCGGCGGCCAGGCACCCGCGCGCCTGTCGCAGGCCGCGCTGGAGACGCTCGCCGTCATCGCGTACAAGCAGCCGGTCACGCGCGGCCAGGTCGCGTCGATCCGGGCCGTGAACGTCGACTCGGTTGTGCGCACGCTGCTCGCTCGCGGCCTCATCACGGAGCTGTTCACGGATGCCGAGACCGGCGCCATCCACTACGGCACGACCGACGGGCTGCTGGTCAACCTCGGCATCAACTCGCTCGACGAGCTGCCGCCCATCTCGCCGCTGCTCGACGACGGGTCCGAGGGCTTCGACGAGGTCGTGCGATGA
- a CDS encoding ScpA family protein → MVRSPDEQPVPEPVEGPGLIEGPGKAADDASTDSATGAGSATGGGPATGTGSATGDDGGFRVSLSNFDGPFDLLLNLISKHELDITEIALSKVTDEFIAYLRVLGPDEDLDEASEFLVVAATLLDMKVAGLLPQGELVDAESVALLEARDLLFARLLQYRAFKEVSAWFERCLRREDKRHARAAPLDEKYRQKVPELVWSLSLDDFAALAVLAMTPKEIPHVRLDHLHAPLISIREQAAIVVTLLRDAGILSFRELIAGATQPGVVVARFLSVLELYRHSALSFEQLEPLGELTLRWTADRWSDENLATLGADYDR, encoded by the coding sequence GTGGTGCGGTCGCCTGACGAGCAACCGGTCCCTGAGCCTGTCGAAGGGCCTGGGCTTATCGAAGGGCCGGGCAAGGCGGCCGACGACGCTTCGACGGACTCAGCGACCGGGGCCGGATCAGCGACCGGGGGTGGGCCAGCGACCGGGACAGGCTCAGCGACCGGGGACGACGGGGGCTTCCGCGTTTCGCTGTCGAACTTCGACGGCCCGTTCGACCTCCTGCTGAACCTCATCTCGAAGCACGAGCTCGACATCACCGAGATCGCGCTGTCGAAGGTCACGGACGAGTTCATCGCGTACCTGCGCGTTCTCGGTCCGGACGAGGACCTCGACGAGGCATCCGAGTTCCTCGTCGTCGCGGCGACGCTGCTCGACATGAAGGTCGCGGGACTCCTGCCGCAGGGCGAGCTCGTCGACGCGGAGTCCGTGGCACTGCTCGAAGCACGCGACCTGCTGTTCGCGCGCCTGCTGCAGTACCGCGCGTTCAAGGAGGTCTCGGCGTGGTTCGAGCGGTGCCTCCGGCGGGAGGACAAGCGGCATGCCCGGGCGGCGCCCCTCGACGAGAAGTACCGCCAGAAGGTGCCCGAGCTCGTGTGGTCGCTGAGCCTCGACGACTTCGCGGCTCTCGCGGTGCTCGCGATGACGCCGAAGGAGATCCCGCACGTGCGGCTCGATCACCTGCACGCGCCGCTCATCAGCATCCGCGAGCAGGCCGCGATCGTCGTGACGCTGCTGCGCGACGCGGGGATCCTGAGCTTCCGCGAGCTCATCGCGGGAGCGACGCAGCCGGGCGTCGTCGTCGCGCGCTTCCTCTCGGTGCTCGAGCTGTACCGCCACAGTGCTCTCTCGTTCGAGCAGCTCGAGCCGCTCGGGGAGCTGACGCTGCGCTGGACCGCCGACCGGTGGTCGGACGAGAACCTTGCCACGCTGGGAGCCGATTATGACCGATGA
- a CDS encoding ParA family protein translates to MAKSGEPVAGSATKSTAKAPKPDGDEPIGPTGRPYHGFPTPPTLDGHGPARIIALCNQKGGVGKTTTTINLAAALAGYGRKVLAVDFDPQGALSAGLGIHTHDIPTIYDLLLDIRHDPHEVIVHSDIEGLDVLPANIDLSAAEVHLVNEVAREQTLARVLRKVSAEYDVILIDCQPSLGLLTVNALTASHGVIIPLECEFFALRGVALLIETIDKVRDRLNPTINLDGLLATMYDPRTLHSREVLERVVEAFGEDVLETVIGRTVKFPDASVSGVPITEFAPEHAAAQAYKRLARELVARGAVA, encoded by the coding sequence ATGGCGAAGTCAGGAGAGCCAGTGGCTGGCAGCGCGACGAAGAGCACGGCGAAAGCCCCGAAGCCCGACGGGGACGAGCCGATCGGACCCACTGGTCGCCCGTACCACGGCTTCCCCACTCCTCCCACGCTCGACGGCCACGGACCCGCACGCATCATCGCGCTGTGCAACCAGAAGGGCGGCGTCGGCAAGACGACCACGACGATCAACCTCGCCGCCGCGCTCGCCGGGTACGGACGCAAGGTGCTCGCCGTCGACTTCGACCCGCAGGGCGCGCTCTCGGCCGGCCTCGGGATCCATACGCACGACATCCCGACGATCTACGATCTGTTGCTCGACATCCGCCACGACCCGCACGAGGTGATCGTGCACTCGGACATCGAGGGCCTCGACGTGCTGCCCGCGAACATCGACCTGTCCGCGGCCGAGGTGCACCTCGTCAACGAGGTCGCGCGCGAGCAGACCCTGGCGCGCGTGCTGCGCAAGGTGTCGGCCGAGTACGACGTGATCCTCATCGACTGCCAGCCGTCGCTCGGCCTGCTCACGGTCAACGCCCTCACCGCGAGCCACGGCGTGATCATCCCGCTCGAGTGCGAGTTCTTCGCGCTGCGCGGCGTCGCGCTGCTCATCGAGACGATCGACAAGGTGCGCGATCGCCTCAACCCGACCATCAACCTCGACGGACTGCTCGCGACGATGTACGACCCGCGCACGCTGCACTCGCGCGAGGTGCTCGAGCGGGTCGTCGAGGCCTTCGGCGAGGACGTGCTCGAGACGGTGATCGGGCGCACGGTGAAGTTCCCGGATGCCTCGGTCTCGGGCGTTCCCATCACCGAGTTCGCGCCCGAGCACGCCGCCGCCCAGGCCTACAAGCGGCTGGCGCGGGAGCTGGTCGCGCGTGGTGCGGTCGCCTGA